From Erigeron canadensis isolate Cc75 chromosome 8, C_canadensis_v1, whole genome shotgun sequence, one genomic window encodes:
- the LOC122578158 gene encoding UDP-galactose transporter 1 → MEESKLCSWTVFRSIFAIFQWWSFNVAVIIMNKWIFQKLDFKFPLTVSSVHFICSSIGAYIAIKVLKVKPLISVEPEDRWRRIFPMSFVFCMNIVLGNVSLRYIPVSFMQTIKSFTPATTVILQWLVWRKYFDWRIWASLVPIVGGIFLTSVTELSFNTFGFCAALFGCLATSTKTILAESLLHGYKFDSINTVYYMAPFATMILAIPALLLEGAGVVEWIRTNPAPMSAFIIIIGSGVTAFCLNFSIFYVIHSTTAVTFNVAGNLKVAFAVAFSWMIFKNPISPSNAFGCAITLVGCTFYGYVRHKLANQLPGTPRTPRTPRSRMEMAPLVNDKIDDKV, encoded by the exons atggaggAAAGTAAATTATGTTCATGGACAGTTTTTAGATCCATTTTTGCTATATTTCAGTGGTGGAGCTTTAATGTTGCTGTCATTATCATGAACAAATGGATCTTTCAG aAACTTGATTTTAAGTTCCCTTTGACGGTATCAAGTGTACACTTTATATGCTCATCGATTGGAGCATATATTGCGATCAAAGTGCTGAAGGTTAAACCACTTATATCTGTTGAACCGGAAGATCGATGGAGAAGGATCTTTCCTATGTCATTTGTGTTTTGTATGAATATAGTTTTGGGGAATGTCAGCCTGCGTTACATACCCGTTTCATTTATGCAAACAATCAAGTCATTTACTCCAGCTACAACAG TCATTTTGCAGTGGTTGGTATGGAGAAAGTACTTTGACTGGAGAATTTGGGCTTCCCTAGTTCCAATTGTTGGAGGGATATTTCTTACGTCTGTTACAGAACTTAGCTTTAACACATTCGGGTTCTGTGCTGCTTTATTTGGGTGTCTTGCCACGTCTACAAAAACTATTCTTGCAGAGTCTTTGCTTCATGGATATAAGTTCGACAG CATAAATACAGTGTACTACATGGCCCCATTTGCAACTATGATACTGGCAATCCCAGCACTGCTTCTAGAGGGAGCAGGAGTCGTGGAATGGATTAGAACAAACCCAGCACCCATGTCAGccttcattattattattggctCAGGAGTAACAGCATTTTGTCTTAACTTTTCTATATTCTATGTCATCCATTCAACAACCGCTGTGACCTTCAATGTTGCTGGAAATCTTAAG GTGGCATTTGCGGTTGCATTCTCATGGATGATATTTAAGAATCCAATTTCGCCTTCGAACGCATTTGGATGTGCTATAACGCTTGTAGGATGTACTTTCTATGGATATGTAAGACACAAGCTTGCTAACCAATTACCAGGAACCCCTCGTACACCACGGACCCCGCGGTCTCGTATGGAAATGGCTCCACTTGTAAACGATAAAATAGATGATAAAGTTTAG
- the LOC122580059 gene encoding uncharacterized protein LOC122580059 has protein sequence MSSKDIRRHTRRMSRSFSFSDTSFNDNSSSSKTLDHTPIPSTPLRYLGIPFSWEQVPGIPKKNTSKNNESSYPLLPLPPSGNAIHPLPTMKKFNNSRSFGKDPFLAAFLECSKDKKFDINVAFNKDEKFSAGQRNGFVVSMYSSCKRTCSVSESIVYRRRSSDQDYF, from the coding sequence ATGTCTTCCAAAGACATCCGGCGACACACTCGCCGGATGAGCAGATCATTCTCATTTTCTGACACATCTTTTAATGATaattcttcttcatcaaaaacactTGATCATACACCAATACCATCAACTCCATTACGATATCTCGGGATCCCATTTTCATGGGAACAGGTCCCTGGGATCcccaaaaaaaatacaagtaaaaaCAATGAATCTTCGTATCCTCTTCTTCCTTTACCACCATCAGGAAATGCTATACATCCGTTACCAACCATGAAGAAGTTTAATAATAGTCGAAGTTTCGGAAAAGATCCTTTTTTAGCTGCTTTTCTGGAGTGTTCAAAAGATAAGAAGTTCGATATTAATGTTGcttttaataaagatgaaaagtTTTCAGCAGGGCAAAGAAATGGCTTTGTTGTTAGTATGTATTCTTCTTGTAAGAGAACATGTTCGGTTTCGGAATCTATTGTTTACCGACGAAGATCTTCTGATCAAGATTATTTTTag